From the genome of Mucilaginibacter paludis DSM 18603:
TTTGATATAATGATATTTGCTTGCATCGCTGCTGCTTAGGCGTGGGTTAAGTGTTCCTGCTCAGATCCGGAGATACCATCCTTATTCATGATCTCGGTTTGTTTACGGATAGATTCGCTGTGCAGCAATTCTAATAATTTTTCGGTAAACTCTTTGCTCAACTTTAAAGCAGCTCCGTAAGCGGTACGCTTTTGCAATATCTCGTCCCAACGGTTAACCTGTAAAATGGTGATACCGTTATCTTTTTTGTAGTTGCCAATTTTTTCAACTATCTGCATTCTTTCAGCTATTTTCTGGATCACCAAGTCATCAATTTTATCGATGTCGTTACGCAGAATAGCTAATTTATCTTTAACCTCGGCTGTACCGGCTCCTGGCTTCCTGATTTCCAAACGGCTCATGATCTCGTCTAATGCCGAAGGTGTTAACTGTTGCTTGGCATCAGTCCAGGCTACAGACGGATCGATATGCGATTCGATGATCAAACCCTGCATATCCAGATCGAGCGCTTTTTGGGCGATGTAAGGGATTAGCTCGCGGTTACCGCAAATATGGCTCGGATCGCAAATGATAGGCAGATCGGGTGCATGTGTCTTCAGGCTGATGGCCAGATCCCACATTGGCTCGTTGCGGAAAGCTGTTTTCTCGTGTGATGAAAAGCCCCGGTGTATAGCAGCCAGTTTGGTAATGCCGGCATTGTTAACACGCTCCAAAGCGCCTATCCATAACGACAGATCAGGATTTACCGGGTTTTTTACAATTACAGGTACATCAACACCTCTTAAAGCATCGGCAATTTCCTGCACGGTAAAAGGGTTAGCTGTTGAGCGGGCACCTATCCATAAAACATCAACTCCGCCTTTCAAGGCTTCTTCTACGTGTTTGGCTGTGGCTACTTCAACCGCGGTTGGCAGGCCAGTTTCGGCTTTAGCGCGTTTCAACCATTCCAGGCCAATGCTGCCAATACCTTCAAACTCTCCCGGACGGGTACGCGGTTTCCAGATGCCCGCACGCAAAACCGATACGCGGCCTGTTTTTGCCAATAAANNNNNNNNNNNNNNNNNNNNNNNNNNNNNNNNNNNNNNNNNNNNNNNNNNNNNNNNNNNNNNNNNNNNNNNNNNNNNNNNNNNNNNNNNNNNNNNNNNNNAGAAGATCTATTTATCTCCTATAATTGACATGTTCGACGGGGAAGTCATTTCTTATAGTATTTCAAAATCTCCAAATATGCAGATGATAGATGAAATGTTATATGAGGCTTTTGATAAAGTGAAAGATATAAGGGGACTTATTTTTCACTCTGACCAAGGGTGGCAATATCAACATTATGGATATAGAAAGGCTTTGGAAAAACATGGAATTATTCAAAGCATGTCCAGAAAGGGAAACTGCTTGGATAATGCCTTGGCCGAAAGCTTCTTTGGGATCTTAAAGACAGAATTACTGTACAAACAGAGCTTTGAAACTGCGGAAGAATTTATAACTTCGTTAAAAGAATACATTCATTACTATAACAATGAAAGAATAAAAAACAGGTTAAATGGAAAGAGCCCGGTGGAATACCGAGCTCTCGTACAAAAAACTTAATTTTGTAAACTGTCCAACTTTTTGGGGTCACACCAATTTTGAGACAGCCTCTTTTTTTTAACTATATTCACATCCATTTTATACATGTATGAAGAGCAAAGCCAAATTATTGTCCATCGTCCTATTATTGATAGCCGTTCAAGTTACAACCGTTAACAGCTATGCACAAACCAAAGCTGCCTCTAAAACGCCAACCGGAATCCTTTTTATAGAAGACCAATGGCAGTTAGCTTTAAAACAAGCCGCCGCCCAGCATAAATACATCTTTGTAGATGCCTATGCCACCTGGTGCGGGCCTTGTAAAATGCTTAAAGCCACCACTTTTAAAAACGATAAAGTAGCCGCTTTTTATAATAAAAACTTTATTAACGTGGCGATGGATATGGAAAAAGGCATTGGCCCGCAACTGGCTAAAGAATGGCAGATGCAAGCCTACCCTACTTTAATTATATTTAACTCGAAGGGGCAGCCCGTATTGGGCACGGTTGGTTTTATGCCGGCAGATAAGCTATTGCAATTTGGGCAGCAAGCTTTGGCTAAGAAGATTTAAGGTTGTGCTTTAATTCTGCATCAGGCCCAATATCCAGCAGACCGGTCAGACGCAGAAGATTCCTCTTCGTACCTCATCGTATGACATTTGTTTTAATGAGCTCACCCTCTCCCACCATGTCATCCCGACCGGAGGGAAGGACCTTTTGCAAGCGATAAGTCTACAACGGACCAGTCAGAGGCAGAATTCCTCTTCGTACCTCATCGGAAGGACATCTGTTTTGGAACGAGGTCAACCCTCACCCACCATGTCATCCCGACCGGAGGGAGGGACCTTTTGCGAGCGATAAGTCTACAACGGAACAGTCAGAGGCAGAATTCCTCTTCGTACCTCATCGGAAGGACATCTGTTTTAACGAGGTCAACCCTCTCCCACCATGTCATCCCGACCGGAGGGAGGGACCTTTTGAGAGCGATAAGTCTACAGCAGACTGGTCAGACGCAGAAGACTCCTCTTCGTACCTCCTCAAATGACATTTGTTTTGGAACGTTCAAGCAAGCTTTGACAACTTTTAAAAAGTTGTCAAAGCTTGCTTGAACGTCTATTATTGGCTACTGCTTAAGCGTAGCTATTCAACATTACCGGCATTACCAGCATCAGCACGTCCTCGTTTTCATCGCCACCTTGCGGTAACAACAGGCCGGCACGGTTAGGTGTCGACATTTCTAAGGATACCTCTGCACTGCCCAGGTTTTTCAGCATCTCGATCAGGAAACGGGCGTTGAAGCCGATCTCCATATCATCACCTTCGTATTGGCAGGTTAAACGCTCGTGCGCTTCGTTGGCAAAGTCGATATCTTCTGATGAAATATTCAATTCGCTGCCATTGATTTTTAAACGCACTTGGTGGGTTGTTTTATTAGCGTAGATAGCCACGCGGCTCAATGAGCCTAAAAAGGCCTGACGATCAATCAGTAATTTATTAGGATTGGTTTGTGGTATAACAGCTTCGTAGTCTGGGTAACGCTCGTCAATTAAGCGGCATACCAGGTTAATATTGCCAAATTTAAAAAACGCACTGGTGTTGTTATATTCAACGGCTACGCTTGTCTCGTCAGACGGTAAAGACGATTTTAACAGGTTCAAAGCTTTCTTGGGCAGGATGAACGACGTTGTACCAGCAGCCTTTGCGTCTTTACGTCGGTAACGAACCAGCTTGTGCGCGTCTGTTGCCACAAAGGTTAACGATGTGGTTGATAACTGGCAAAAAACACCCGTCATGGCGGGGCGCAACTCATCGTTACTTACCGCGAAAATAGTTTTATTGATCGCTTCAGCTAAAACAGAAGCAGGCAGGTTTACTGATGAAGCATTTTCTACCACGGGGATCTTAGGGAAATCGTCGCCGTTCTCGCCGCTTAGCTTGTACTTACCGTCACCTGCGTTAATTTCTATAGCAAATGTTTTATCATCTACCGAAAAAGCGATGGGCTGCTCGGGCAATGATTTCAAAGTATCCAACAAAATACGCGACGGAATAGCCACACGCCCGTTCTCCTTGGCTTCGACAGATAAAGAGGTAGTCATACTGGTTTGCAGGTCAGTAGCCGAGATGGTTAGGTTGCTATCTTTGATCTCGAATAAAAAGTTTTCCAATATGGGCAATACGGTACTGCTGCTCAAAGCGCCGCTAACGGCCTGTAATTGTTTGAGCAAGGTTGATGTCGAAACAATAAATCTCATATTCTGTTCAATATTATCTATCAAAAATAGAAAAATTAGCGCGCATACTTTCGTCTGCGGATATAATGTTGAAAAATAGCAAATATTAACACCATTGCAACAGGCAAAACATTATTGATCAGTTGCCAGTTTAATTTTTCGCTACGGATGCGGGGCCTGTCCAACAGCCTTAATTGTACCTCTTTGGTACGCAAACCTATCAAGCCGGAATCATCCGTCATGTAATCGGCTATGTTAAGCAGCAGGTTTTTATTGCCGTATGATTGCTGAGTATAGCGGTCGAAACCCAACTGAAAAGGCGACCCATCGCCTGCCACCTGGTTTTTAAAAATATCGCCATCGCTCAAAACAATCATTTTGGTTGGCTTGCTTTGCTGCAGCACATCAACCTTTTCGTGTATGCTATCAGGCACCGGCCTGTTACGGAAATCGGATATGAAGGTGCCTTCCAGCAATACCCCCACCGTTTTAACCGGGCTTTGGAATGTTTTAGGATCGGGTACTTCTTCCAGCATCTGTAACGATAACAGGTGCGGCGCGCTTAACTTGCGGTTAAAGGGCGATGTTGTTAAAAGGATTGTTTTTCTGGTACCCTTAACCGCCAGCGTATCTATAGTGCTGGCAAATTCGCTGCGGATGCCATCCAGGTTTTTTACCAGCGGGTGTTTGGATACCGGCACAAATATCGGATAAAACAACCAGGGCACCATTTGCAATTGCCCCTGCCCTGCCACGTTACCCGTATTAACGGGGATTTGCGCGCAGTTCATGTCCATAATTAAATCGTAGTTGATGCGGATGCCGTAACGAAACAACTGATCGTCGAGGTTGAGTTGTTTAGCAAAGGCCAACTGCTCAGAACCGTGCCCACGCAGACTATCCAGTTCGGCGCTTACCTGGTCAATACTCCATAAAACCCGGCCGCCATGCATAAGGTATTGGTCTACCTTAAATTTTTCGTCTTCGGTAAACGGCCTGTCGGGTTTGGCAATGATGAGCAGCTTTATTTTTTGCAGATTAGCCAAAGGGATTGTTTTGAGGTTAACGCGCCCTACCTCAAAGCCGTCCGACAGGGATTTCATGGCGTCGTTCAGTTGCAGGTCTGTTAGCTCATGGTGCCCTTCGGTAAAACCAATTTCGGGCTTGCCATCTGCCACTACCTTTTTAATGGCCGATGCAAAAACGTACTCCAGGTTTTGGATGGAGTTGTTAAGCTGCTCATCGTAACTGAGCCCCATGCGGGTTTGCAATAACTTAACCGGGATCTGTTTATCACCTGAGGATACCAGCGCCGAGGGGAAGATAATTTTTTGAGTTAACCCGTTATCGTTCTTTACGCTCAGGTTGGTGGGCTCAATTCCCTTGGCCTGCAAATTTTGTATCGCCTGGGCTTGCTCCTGCTGGTTCATCCCTTCCAAAGGGGCAACAAATTCAAATTGCAGGGTGCGGCGCGAGTAAGCCTGCAGGTCTGTGAGCATATCGCGGGTAGCGCCTTGTAATCTTTTAAATCCGGCGGGCATCTCAGTCCCCTGCAAATAAACCGTTATTTTAACCGGTTTGGCCAGGCTATCCATTAAATTGCGGCTGATGCTTGTCAGCGTATAGCGCTTCTCTTTGGTAAAATCAAAACGGGTAAATACGCGTGCCGATAAAAACCCGATCACTAAAACAGCCACTGCAAAAAGGGCCGCTTGTGTTAAATCTTTCTTCCGGTTGCCGCCTACCATTTTCTACCTCCTACAATGGTTTTGGTGATCATCAGAAATATTGCGATGAAACTCAGAAAGTAAACCAGGTCGCGCGTATCCAGCACACCCCGGCTGATGGATTGATAATGCTGATTGATGCCATAATCCTGCAAGCCCAGATCCTGTAAAGAAAGTAAGGTACTCAACGAATCTAATCCGCTGAAGGCGAAAAAACAAAGAAAAACAGCCACCGTAAAGGCGATAATCTGGTTACTGGTAACCGACGAAGCAAACAGGCCGATGGATACAAAGGCACCGCCCAACAAAAACAAACCGATGTATGAGCCTATAACAGCACCCGTATCAATATTTCCCTTCGGGTTACCCAACTGATAAACCGAATAATAATAAACCAAGGTAGGCAACAGGGCAAACAGTACCAACAGCAGGCAGGCGAAGTATTTGCCCAGCACAATTTGCCAGTCGGTTAAAGGACGGGTGGCCAGCAGCTCGAAGGTGCCTTCTTTACGTTCTTCGGCCAGCGAGCGCATGGTAATGGCGGGAATGAGGAACATAAACAGATAAGGGGCCGTACTGAACAGGCTATCCAAACCGGCATAACCGTATTCTAAAATACTTGATTCGGGGAATACCCATAAAAACAAGCCCAGTACCAATAAAAAAACACCGATGGTAACGTAGGCCACCATGGAGCTCAGGTACGAGGAGATTTCTTTTTTTAAAATGATTAGCAAGGGTGTTCGATATTAATTGTACGAATATATAAAATGTCATTTCGAACGAGGTACGAGAGAGAAATCTTTTGCGCGTGATCAGTCTGCTATAGACTTATCGCTCGCAAAAGATTTCTCACGCTGGTCGAAATGACAGGAGGGTGATTTCTCAAATAAGTTCCCGATTTCACCACCCCACCCTATACGCAACCCTTATCCCGGTTACCTGATACTGATTTTGCGAGTAACCTTCATACCGGAAGCCGATATCAATATCGCTGTAGGTGTTCAGGGGGGCTTCAAAACCAAAGCCGATAGCGTAGGCAAACATATTACCCGAACCGTAGTTGGCTTTAAGTGCTGTACCTAATTCGCCCTCGCTATAAAAACCCGGACCTACAAAGTATTTAAGCCCCGCTTTTAAGGGTATAAACGCCGGGTGCAGGTTAGTGCTTTGTCCCGAAAAATTTAAAAACGAGCCTTTGTAATTATACACGTTGTAGCCGCCGGTTAAGGTAACGCCTAAAGTTCGGGCAACCCGTACCTCCGCCTTGCCCGAACCACCATAACTAATGCTGAACGGACTGTTGGATGGGACACCCAATTCAAAGCCGCCGCTAAAAAAGAAGCTTTTAATATCGCCGTTATTTCGGGATTGACCTGTGGCAGTTTTAAAGGCGGCTATAGTTAATATAAATAGTAAAAGTTTCTTCATTATTTTTTTTGGGATTTCACTGATTATTTGGGGGATTTCACCGATTGATTTTTGCGATTACACTGATTAGTTTGATGATTTCACCGATTGGGTTGATGATTACACTGATTGGTTTGGTGATTCCACCGATTCTGTTTTGGTGATTCAACGGTTAATATGTAAAGTAATTATTCCTGAGGTGTAGTAATCAGGTTGGTGAGTTCAATAAAAATACTTTCGAGGGTTTTATACTGATGTTTTTCGAGCAGACCGGTTAACGAATCGTCGGCTACAATTTCGCCTTTATTGATGATGATCACCTGGTCGCAAACGGCTTCTACCTCCTGCATGATATGGGTGGACAGGATGACGGTTTTGTTTTTGCCCAATTCGCGGATCAGTTGGCGGATGCCTACTAACTGGTTGGGATCTAATCCGGAGGTGGGCTCGTCCAGGATCAGCACCTCCGGATCGTGAATTACAGCCTGGGCCAGCCCTACCCGCTGGCGGTAGCCTTTGGATAATTGCCCTATCTTTTTATGCTGCTCGGGGCCTAAGCCCGTTAATTCGATCACTTCGGCAATACGTTTGGCCTTGTTGTGCAGCTGATGAATATCGGCTATAAAGCCTAACGACTCCTTTACATACATATCCAGGTATTGCGGGTTGGTTTCGGGCAGGTAACCAATGTGCTGCCTTACCTGCAAGGGCTGCGTAGCCACGTCAAAGCCATAAACCGATGCGCTGCCCGATGTTGGCGGGATAAAGCAGGTGAGCATTTTCATGGTGGTTGATTTGCCTGCGCCATTAGGGCCTAAAAAACCTAATACCTTGCCGGGCTGCGCCGTGAAGGATATACTGTTTACGGCCTTTTGTTTATCGTAAATTTTGTTGAGATTTTTGACCACAATCATGGCGTAAAATTAGTGAATTAATTTAACCACCAAGGGGGATAACCTGGTACTCGTCATCTAAAATAGATCGCTATTAAAACAGAGCTTAACAAGCGTGCCTCATCTGCATTGCCGGTAACATCGCACGTAGAAATATATTTTCCTTAACGCTGCAAACGCATTAAAAAAGTAAGAGGAGGCACCTACGGAGCCAAAGCGGGTTAAAGGCGTTTTGTCCTATAAACAGGCTACTCCGCTGGAGTAAAAAAAAATCGCTAAAGAGCTCCGGTAGGAGCTTCCTGTTTATAGGGAACAAAAAAGAAGTTTTGGCTCCGTAGGTGCCCCCTTGTCATCAGGTTACCCTTTTTGCGCCAATAAAATCAAATCAACTTTTTTGATGCGTTTGCCCCCTCTTACACAAAAACCCCCTCCCATCTTCCATCAAAAAATATATCTTTGCCCTGTTATGAGTAAAAATACCGACGAGCTATTTAAAAATGTCATCTCGCATGCCAAGGAGTATGGCTTTGTTTTTCAATCGAGTGAAATTTACGACGGACTGAGCGCCGTATACGATTACGGTCAGAATGGTGCCGAACTAAAAAACAACATCAAAACCTATTGGTGGAAAGCCATGGTGCAAATGCACGAGAACATTGTAGGTATTGACTCGGCCATATTTATGCACCCCAAGATATGGAAAGCCAGCGGCCACGTTGACGGCTTTAACGATCCGATGATTGATAACAAGGATTCGAAAAAGCGCTATCGCGCAGATCAGCTGATTGAAGAGAGAATAGCACTATACGATACCGAAGGTAAAACTGACCTTGCTGAAAAGTTACAGCATGACATGGACGAGGCGCTGAAAAGCGATGACCTGGGCCGCCTGCGCGAAATTATTATAGAACACGGCATTAAATGCCCTATATCGGGCACCGCTAACTGGACAGAAGTACGCCAGTTTAACCTGATGTTCAGCACCCAGTTTGGCGCCATGGCAGAAGGATCAGAAGAAATATACCTGCGCCCCGAAACCGCGCAAGGCATTTTTGTTAACTTTTTGAATGTTCAAAAATCCGGAAGGATGAAGATTCCTTTCGGGATAGCACAAATTGGTAAGGCTTTCCGTAACGAGGTGATAGCCCGCCAGTTTATTATCCGCATGCGCGAGTTTGAGCAAATGGAGATGCAATTTTTTATTCGCCCCGGCACCGAAATGGAATGGTATGAATATTGGAAAGCGGCCCGTTTAAAATGGCACGTTGCCCTGGGTACCGACCCTGCCAAATATCAGTATCACGACCACGCCAAGCTGGCCCACTACGCCAATGCCGCGGTTGATATTGAATACGAGTTTCCGTTTGGTTTTAAAGAGGTTGAGGGCATCCACAGCCGTACTGATTTTGATTTAAGCCAGCATCAAAAGTTTTCGAACAAAAAAATGCAATACTTCGACCCCGAGGTTGACCCTGAAACCGGCAAACCTTATGGTAATTATATTCCTTACGTAATAGAAACTTCTATCGGTTTGGACCGAATGTTTTTATTAACGATGATAAACGCTTACGAGGAAGAAGATTTAAGCACCGAAGAGCGCCAGGACAGCCGTACCGTACTGCGCTTGCCGGCTGTATTGGCCCCGGTTAAGGCGGCCATCTTCCCCTTAACCAAAAAAGACGGATTGCCTGAAAAGGCACGCGAAATAATGGATAAGCTGAAATTGGAATACAATGTACAATACGAAGAAAAAGATGCCATAGGCAAGCGCTACCGTCGCCAGGATGCCATTGGTACCCCTATTTGTATTACCGTTGACCACCAGAGCTTAGAAGATAATACCGTAACCATACGCCACCGCGACAGCATGGCGCAGGAACGCGTTCCGGCAGATGACCTCACCCGCATATTAGGCGACGTGGTAAGCTGGAAAAATGTATTGGGATAAAAACCGTCAACCATAAAGCTGCCTTAGCTGCCGCAGCTCTCCTATAAAAAGCACCCGTACGCAAAGCACGGGTGCTTTTTTTGCGCAATCCCCTAATAACCGGTAAACAATAACCAATAACTCCGTTCACCGACATTATCGGATTTAAGAAGTTAGTTTCATCGCGTTTACCGAGATTTTACTGCCGTTCACCTAAAAATGATAGTAAAATGAGACACTGCGAGGCATCTTTGTTTCAACAAACAACGATACCTTATGAACACTTTACTCGCCGTACAAATTATACACCTCATTATAAAAGCCGCCGTATATGTGCAGCACGTAATTCATTTAAGCGGGCACCTCATCAAATAGTTATTATACGGATAGGCATTATTTATTACGGTGTTATTAATTACTGTTAATTAAAATAGCACTGTGACGAATAGTTTTAGTTTGTCTGCTGGAATTGCAAGCTTTAATTTGTAATAGAATGAAAGCCCATTTGGTTTGCTCCTTTGCTGATGAAAAACAAACCAGTGAATTACAGTTTATAATAATAAACTATTGATTTTCAATGCAAAACCCCTCTACATCATGTCATCCCGACGGGAGGAGGGATCTTTTAAAAGCGGTGAGTATGCATTAGATTAGGTGCACGTGCTATTTTTGCTCCAACAATCAGTATTCTTTAATTTAGAGCATCGGCACGCTCAATCGCCGCGTGAAGAAGCCCCACCCAACCCTCCGCAATAGGCTACCGTGTACCCATATCTTTTTGGTAAAACCTCATCGGGGTTAAAGCTCGGTAGCATATTGGCGAAATGGAGTTTGCGTACCGTTTGGTACGCTACTTCTTCGCTTTTTTATAAGCGCAATTCAAAAAAAACGGAGCATCATACAGCGGATATGTGTCGTACCCACTACCAACATCATTAAGTTGAAATTGATTGCTTACAAGTTGATGATCTATTCGCGCCAAATCAATAATACACTAACAAACAGGATATTACAATAAAAAATCTCTGCGCTTTATAATCGCTCGCATAGAACACACCCCTCCACCCCTCTCGAGAGGGGAATCGCACGGGCCGCCGCTTTTTTTTCATATTACATTGATAATGAGTGACTTTATTTAGCCCCCCTCTTGAGAGAGGGGGTGGGCTGGGCATTGCGGCTGCAGGGGTGTGTTCACCGTGCGACGAACTCTGCAACTTGCGTGAACTGCTTAAATAATGGTAGCGTACTTACGGGCACTAAACGTTTTGTGATTGTTCATTGCTACAGAGCTTTTACTCCTCCGGAGTATTCTTTAATGATACCAAAAAGATCTGGGTACACGGTAGTCCAGTAGGGAGGGCTTAAAAAGTCTCCCCTACCGGGGAGGATTATGCACTGTGTTGGTTTTTTGGGTGTGCATGAGAGCTTACGCTGTTTAGAGGGGCTTTGGACTGCCCGATCCTTCCGCCCACAGGCCAAACCCGGCCCGGCGTGCAGTCGGGGCCTTTGCCCGCTTTTGCTTATACATCAGAGAAGATCACGGAGGTTCAAAACGTCATAGCCATTAAAACCTGCAACATCACGTATAGCAATCAACGCGATAAAAAGATTGAGATCAAAGCCTTTTGAAAGGCTTGATGTGGTGTTGCTTTAACCGGCGATAGAGCATCCCGATATAAATTAAATCATAAACCAAAATAGCCACAAACAACAATTGCATTAAGGGCGAATTGCTATAAGTTTTGGTTTGCGTGTAAAAGGCTACCGACGCCAGCAAAGTACCCAGCATTTTTAAAATAGCGATATAGATGCTTTGCCCATCGACAGCTCTGCGCTCGCGCAGCATCACGATAAACAATACCGACATCATCAGATTTTGGCCAAATGCCGCGTAAGCGCCATACCTGTCCTTTAGGGCATCGCTTAAAAACAAGATGAGGGTAAAGGTAAGGGCAAAGCCCAACAAAAATTCCAGGTAAAAGGTAAACGACCTGCTGGCGCGCCGGATGCCGGGGCCAAAGCGCAGGTATTGCAGCAATATCAACAAATCGAACGTGAACCATATCCTATCCACAACCAGTTGCGGCATAGTATGCGGCTGCACAAACGAGTAAATAGTTTCCCAGGATAAATTGGCACAGAGGGCAGCCAAAGGCATACCGTAAGTAAGATCCAGTATTCCGCGGCGGATGATGAGCAAGTAAGTCAGCGTCCAGCAAATACCGGAACCTATCATCAGTTGATTAAAGACAGACATCCTCAAATGTAAATCAAAGCGCCGGATTTAACGGCTTTTGTTAAACAAAAAGGGTGAGCCCTTTAACAGATCACCCTTTGTACTTTATCCAATTTATTAATTTACCCTGCGTAGGTAGCGGTTAAAGTAATAGGCACATTTAAAGCCTTTGATATAATACAGTTAGCCTTTGCACCTTCGGCAATTTTTTGAAAGGTTTCGTTATCTACGCCATCAATGGCCGAAGCTTTTAATTCCAGGTGGATACCGGTAATGGATAAGGCGGCCATATCCAAATCTAAAATAGCTTCGGTATCCAGATCGTTAGGTGTAAAACCGGCCTGTGTTAAAGCGGCGCCAACGGCCATGGTAAAACAACCAGCGTGCGCGGCGGCTATTAACTCTTCGGGATTGGTGCCTACACCATCTGCAAAGCGTGTTTTAAACGAATATTGCGTATCATTTAAAACAGTGCTTTGAGTTGAAATTTTTCCCTGGCCGGCTTGCAGTGTGCCATTCCAATGTGCTTTTGCGGTACGTTTCATTTTTATGTTTTTAGGTTATTGAATAGGTGAAATTAATCAATTGTTTTTAAACTGTATGTTACCATTTAGCTCTTTCGTACTGTACGGGCCATTTCACTTCGTGGCCCAGGATATGGGCAGCGCGTAAAGCAAAGTGCGGGTCGCGCAGGTGCTGACGTGCCAGTAACACCATGTCGGCCTGTTCATTTCTGATGATCTGGTCGGCCTGCTCGGGGTCCGTTATCATGCCTACGGCACCAGTTAATATCCCGGTTTCTTTTTTTACGGTTTCGGCAAATTGCACCTGGTAACCCGGGCCGACCGGTATTTTGGCTTTAGGCACGTTACCGCCGGTTGAGCAATCAACCAGGTCGACACCTTGCTCTTTAAGGCGATGAGCCAGTTGTACTGAGTCGTCGGCAGTCCAGCCACCCGGCGTCCAGTCGGTTGCCGAGATCCGTACAAACAACGGAAACTCTTCGGGCCATGCGCTCCTTACTACTTCAGTAATTTCAAGCAACAAACGAATCCTGTTTTCAAACGACCCGCCGTATTCATCGGTACGGTGATTACTCAGAGGCGATAAAAACTGGTGTATCAGATAACCGTGCGCCGCATGCAGTTCGATCACTTTGAAACCCGCTTTGATGGCACGATAGGTTGCTTCCTTAAAATCGGCCTTTATTTTATCAACGCCTTCCTGATCAAGCTCCAAAGGCTTTTCTTCCCCATCGGCAAAAGCCAGATCACTTGCCGATACGGCCTGCCATCCGCCGCTTAACAGCGGTATTTGCACATTACCATTCCAGGGGCTAAAATGGCTGGCCTTGCGCCCGGCATGTGCCAGTTGCACACCGGCTATAGCTCCCTGCTGATGGATAAAGCCTGTAATATTTTGTAGTTGCTCAATATGCTCATCTTTCCAGATGCCAAGATCATCGGGGGTTATTCTTCCTTCCGGGGATACTGCTGTAGCTTCGGTTATAACCAGAGCCGCTCCTCCCACCGCCATGCTGCCTAAGTGAACCAGGTGCCAGTTATTGGCAAAACCATCAACGCTTGAATATTCGCACATGGGCGATACCGTGATCCGGTTTTTTAACTCGATGCCCCGGATGGTTAACGGACTAAAAAGGT
Proteins encoded in this window:
- a CDS encoding OsmC family protein, yielding MKRTAKAHWNGTLQAGQGKISTQSTVLNDTQYSFKTRFADGVGTNPEELIAAAHAGCFTMAVGAALTQAGFTPNDLDTEAILDLDMAALSITGIHLELKASAIDGVDNETFQKIAEGAKANCIISKALNVPITLTATYAG
- a CDS encoding transmembrane-type terpene cyclase produces the protein MSVFNQLMIGSGICWTLTYLLIIRRGILDLTYGMPLAALCANLSWETIYSFVQPHTMPQLVVDRIWFTFDLLILLQYLRFGPGIRRASRSFTFYLEFLLGFALTFTLILFLSDALKDRYGAYAAFGQNLMMSVLFIVMLRERRAVDGQSIYIAILKMLGTLLASVAFYTQTKTYSNSPLMQLLFVAILVYDLIYIGMLYRRLKQHHIKPFKRL
- a CDS encoding NADH:flavin oxidoreductase/NADH oxidase, producing MSHLFSPLTIRGIELKNRITVSPMCEYSSVDGFANNWHLVHLGSMAVGGAALVITEATAVSPEGRITPDDLGIWKDEHIEQLQNITGFIHQQGAIAGVQLAHAGRKASHFSPWNGNVQIPLLSGGWQAVSASDLAFADGEEKPLELDQEGVDKIKADFKEATYRAIKAGFKVIELHAAHGYLIHQFLSPLSNHRTDEYGGSFENRIRLLLEITEVVRSAWPEEFPLFVRISATDWTPGGWTADDSVQLAHRLKEQGVDLVDCSTGGNVPKAKIPVGPGYQVQFAETVKKETGILTGAVGMITDPEQADQIIRNEQADMVLLARQHLRDPHFALRAAHILGHEVKWPVQYERAKW
- a CDS encoding ATP-binding cassette domain-containing protein, producing the protein MIVVKNLNKIYDKQKAVNSISFTAQPGKVLGFLGPNGAGKSTTMKMLTCFIPPTSGSASVYGFDVATQPLQVRQHIGYLPETNPQYLDMYVKESLGFIADIHQLHNKAKRIAEVIELTGLGPEQHKKIGQLSKGYRQRVGLAQAVIHDPEVLILDEPTSGLDPNQLVGIRQLIRELGKNKTVILSTHIMQEVEAVCDQVIIINKGEIVADDSLTGLLEKHQYKTLESIFIELTNLITTPQE
- a CDS encoding glycine--tRNA ligase, which codes for MSKNTDELFKNVISHAKEYGFVFQSSEIYDGLSAVYDYGQNGAELKNNIKTYWWKAMVQMHENIVGIDSAIFMHPKIWKASGHVDGFNDPMIDNKDSKKRYRADQLIEERIALYDTEGKTDLAEKLQHDMDEALKSDDLGRLREIIIEHGIKCPISGTANWTEVRQFNLMFSTQFGAMAEGSEEIYLRPETAQGIFVNFLNVQKSGRMKIPFGIAQIGKAFRNEVIARQFIIRMREFEQMEMQFFIRPGTEMEWYEYWKAARLKWHVALGTDPAKYQYHDHAKLAHYANAAVDIEYEFPFGFKEVEGIHSRTDFDLSQHQKFSNKKMQYFDPEVDPETGKPYGNYIPYVIETSIGLDRMFLLTMINAYEEEDLSTEERQDSRTVLRLPAVLAPVKAAIFPLTKKDGLPEKAREIMDKLKLEYNVQYEEKDAIGKRYRRQDAIGTPICITVDHQSLEDNTVTIRHRDSMAQERVPADDLTRILGDVVSWKNVLG